A region from the Sphingopyxis lindanitolerans genome encodes:
- a CDS encoding ATP-binding protein gives MTGGSLRLRLIAGAGVAIALALLVAWFAMTWLFDGHVERRVEDELLVQVRPLLADLQLARGVPVAGSEPADPRFAVPAGGLYWQASTGGGAIRSVSLWDSHLPPAAAAPADRWRIRRAEGPFGQHLLLMERAIRLQPQEPPVIVQLGYDLAKLAPAQREFGREMALFLVLLWIALALAAWAQVGLGLRPLRSVGQEVERLRRDASARLGGTYPRELAPLTESIDALADAREADLVRARRRAADLAHGLKTPLAALAAQSARAREGGAAALADGLDSSIAAMRAAIDGELARTRISLVPEGRSTEALPLIERLVAVIELTGAGERVAFSLACDERATLPLASDDAAELLGPLLENAARHARRLVHVAVETADGRRMLIVGDDGPGLDSAQRGEAILRGARLDSGGEGHGLGLAIARELAEATRGDLVLARSPLGGLEVRVGWTLSD, from the coding sequence ATGACGGGCGGCTCGCTCCGGCTTCGCCTGATCGCGGGGGCCGGGGTGGCGATCGCTCTTGCGCTGCTCGTCGCCTGGTTCGCGATGACGTGGCTGTTCGACGGCCATGTCGAGCGGCGCGTCGAGGACGAACTGCTGGTCCAGGTGCGGCCGCTGCTCGCCGACCTGCAATTGGCGCGCGGCGTCCCGGTCGCGGGGTCCGAACCCGCCGACCCGCGCTTCGCGGTTCCCGCCGGCGGGCTGTATTGGCAGGCCTCGACCGGCGGCGGCGCGATCCGTTCGGTCTCGCTCTGGGACAGCCATCTGCCGCCTGCCGCGGCGGCGCCTGCCGACCGCTGGCGGATCCGCCGCGCCGAGGGTCCCTTCGGCCAGCATCTGCTATTGATGGAACGCGCGATCCGCCTGCAGCCGCAGGAACCTCCGGTGATCGTTCAGCTCGGCTATGACCTTGCCAAGCTGGCGCCGGCGCAGCGCGAATTCGGGCGCGAGATGGCGCTGTTCCTGGTGTTGCTGTGGATCGCGCTCGCGCTCGCGGCCTGGGCGCAGGTCGGGTTGGGGCTCCGCCCGCTGCGAAGCGTCGGGCAGGAGGTCGAGCGGCTGCGCCGCGACGCCTCGGCGCGGCTTGGCGGCACCTATCCCCGCGAGCTGGCGCCGCTCACCGAATCGATCGACGCGCTGGCCGATGCGCGCGAGGCCGATCTGGTGCGCGCGCGGCGCCGCGCCGCCGACCTGGCGCACGGCCTCAAGACTCCGCTCGCCGCGCTCGCCGCGCAAAGCGCGCGGGCGCGCGAAGGCGGCGCGGCGGCGCTGGCCGACGGCCTCGATTCGTCGATCGCCGCGATGCGCGCGGCGATCGACGGCGAACTGGCGCGGACGCGGATCAGCCTCGTTCCCGAAGGGCGCAGCACCGAGGCGCTGCCGCTGATCGAGCGGCTCGTCGCGGTGATCGAACTGACCGGGGCGGGCGAGCGCGTCGCCTTTTCGCTGGCCTGCGACGAGCGCGCGACGCTACCGCTCGCGAGCGACGATGCCGCCGAACTGCTCGGGCCACTGCTCGAAAATGCCGCGCGCCATGCCCGCCGCCTTGTCCATGTCGCGGTCGAGACGGCCGACGGCCGGCGGATGCTGATCGTTGGCGACGACGGGCCCGGGCTCGACAGCGCGCAGCGGGGCGAAGCGATCCTGCGCGGCGCGCGGCTCGATTCGGGCGGCGAGGGCCATGGGCTCGGCCTTGCCATCGCGCGCGAGCTTGCCGAAGCGACGCGCGGCGACCTTGTCCTGGCGCGCTCGCCGCTCGGGGGGCTTGAAGTCCGCGTCGGCTGGACGCTATCCGACTGA
- a CDS encoding response regulator transcription factor: MRALVVEDDPVVASELVRGMTAAGFVVDLAGDGQQAWFNGDVEDYDVAIVDLGLPRLDGLSVIKRWRDAGRGFPVLILSARGDWTDKVAGIEAGADDYMAKPWAMEELIARVRGLVRRAAGRSSPTLEAGPLRIDTHRMTATLDGALVKLSPLEYRLLDYLAHHPGRAVPATELSDHLYGDADTENANAIEALVARLRRKLGPDTIRTRRGFGYLLPAAAA, translated from the coding sequence ATGCGCGCATTGGTGGTCGAAGACGATCCCGTCGTCGCTTCCGAACTGGTTCGCGGGATGACCGCCGCCGGGTTCGTCGTCGACCTTGCCGGTGACGGCCAGCAGGCCTGGTTCAACGGCGATGTCGAGGATTATGACGTCGCGATCGTCGATCTCGGCCTGCCGCGACTCGACGGCCTCTCGGTCATCAAGCGCTGGCGTGACGCGGGGCGTGGCTTTCCTGTCCTGATCCTGTCGGCGCGCGGCGACTGGACCGACAAGGTCGCCGGGATCGAGGCCGGCGCCGACGATTATATGGCAAAGCCGTGGGCGATGGAGGAATTGATCGCGCGCGTGCGCGGGCTGGTCCGCCGCGCGGCGGGGCGTTCGAGCCCGACGCTCGAGGCGGGGCCGCTGCGGATCGACACCCACCGGATGACCGCGACGCTCGACGGCGCGCTCGTCAAGCTTTCGCCGCTCGAATATCGGTTGCTCGACTATCTGGCCCATCACCCCGGCCGCGCCGTGCCCGCGACCGAATTGTCCGACCATCTCTATGGCGACGCCGACACCGAAAACGCCAATGCGATCGAAGCGCTGGTCGCGCGGCTGCGGCGCAAGCTCGGCCCCGACACCATCCGGACGCGGCGCGGCTTTGGCTATCTCCTGCCGGCGGCCGCCGCATGA
- a CDS encoding PepSY domain-containing protein, which produces MKKIYLLAAAMVALATPALSLASDKDDEADQRAASAALARGEILPIVRVLAIATERVPGDVLKVKLERESFGFKYEVKILTRSGRVREVEVDARTGRILKIEDD; this is translated from the coding sequence ATGAAGAAAATCTATCTGCTTGCGGCCGCGATGGTCGCTCTCGCCACCCCCGCCCTGTCGCTCGCGAGCGACAAGGACGACGAAGCCGATCAGCGCGCCGCCAGCGCGGCGCTGGCCCGCGGCGAAATCCTGCCGATCGTGCGCGTTCTGGCGATCGCGACCGAACGCGTTCCGGGCGACGTGCTCAAGGTCAAGCTCGAGCGCGAATCCTTCGGGTTCAAATATGAGGTGAAAATCCTCACCCGAAGCGGCAGGGTGCGCGAGGTCGAAGTCGACGCCCGGACCGGCCGGATACTCAAGATCGAGGATGATTGA
- a CDS encoding histidine-type phosphatase, with protein MKPILLLSAALLAACAAPAPGADASSPEPGPLKLEKVVMLMRHGIRPPTKPAVVPPGYSPEKWPDWPVDFGLLTPRGAAGVKLLGESDRLYFGGRGLFPDGCPAAGTIVLKASYKERTIATAQSWAAGFMPGCATDVAHPASPGDDAIFHGLDGGPASFDGKRAFDAALAQAPEGGLAAETARYRGELTLLARVLNCALPACPLIAEPSRLVAQPHDRPDIEGPLDVGSTASQTLVLEYLEGKPMAEVGWGRVSRAEIEQLLRFHPLKFRYSNRPGYIAAAAAAPIVREIVTALGDQSPARLTLLAGHDTNVADLGGFFDLHWQVPSYPADEVPPGSALGFELVSNAKGDRYVRAFYRAQTMDQLRNLEPLGSGDALFRRYLAIPGCGNSAEPTACSWSDFARLAAPRG; from the coding sequence GTGAAGCCCATCCTGCTTTTATCCGCCGCGCTGCTCGCGGCCTGCGCCGCGCCCGCGCCGGGTGCCGATGCGTCGTCCCCCGAACCGGGACCGCTGAAGCTCGAAAAAGTGGTGATGCTGATGCGCCACGGCATTCGCCCGCCGACCAAACCGGCGGTGGTGCCGCCAGGCTATTCGCCTGAAAAATGGCCCGACTGGCCGGTCGATTTCGGCCTGCTGACGCCGCGCGGCGCGGCGGGGGTCAAGCTGCTCGGCGAAAGCGACCGCCTCTATTTCGGCGGTCGCGGTCTGTTTCCGGACGGGTGCCCCGCCGCGGGCACGATCGTCCTCAAGGCAAGTTACAAGGAACGCACGATCGCCACCGCGCAAAGCTGGGCCGCGGGCTTCATGCCCGGCTGCGCGACGGACGTCGCGCATCCCGCCAGTCCGGGCGATGACGCAATCTTTCACGGGCTCGACGGCGGCCCCGCCTCGTTCGACGGCAAGCGCGCGTTCGACGCCGCGCTCGCCCAGGCCCCCGAGGGCGGGCTGGCCGCCGAGACCGCGCGCTATCGCGGCGAACTGACCTTGCTGGCAAGGGTGCTGAACTGCGCGCTGCCCGCCTGTCCGCTGATCGCCGAGCCGAGCCGGCTGGTGGCGCAGCCGCACGATCGCCCCGATATCGAAGGCCCGCTCGACGTCGGATCGACCGCGAGCCAGACGCTCGTGCTCGAATATCTGGAGGGCAAGCCGATGGCGGAGGTCGGCTGGGGCCGGGTGAGCCGCGCCGAGATCGAGCAATTGCTGCGCTTTCATCCGCTCAAATTCCGATATTCGAACCGTCCGGGCTATATCGCCGCCGCCGCCGCCGCGCCGATCGTGCGCGAAATCGTCACGGCGCTCGGCGATCAGAGCCCGGCGCGGCTGACCTTGCTTGCCGGTCACGACACGAACGTCGCCGATCTCGGCGGCTTTTTCGACCTGCACTGGCAGGTGCCGAGCTATCCCGCCGACGAAGTCCCGCCGGGCAGCGCGCTGGGGTTCGAACTGGTCAGCAACGCAAAGGGCGACCGCTATGTCCGCGCCTTCTATCGCGCGCAGACGATGGACCAGCTCCGCAATCTCGAGCCGCTGGGGTCGGGCGACGCGCTGTTCCGCCGCTATCTCGCCATTCCCGGGTGCGGCAATTCGGCCGAGCCCACCGCATGTAGCTGGAGCGACTTCGCCCGGCTCGCCGCGCCGCGCGGATAA
- a CDS encoding TonB-dependent receptor plug domain-containing protein yields the protein MTYGVRIALLLWIGAAAPLPAAGQEGAGGQAATYDKHFFDRTQPSNAYEMVALLPGFTLVEGDGDVRGYSGAAGNVLIDGQRPAGKTDTLGAILKRIPAARVARIELIRAGSASHDMQGYALLANVVLAKAGTISGRIEAEQALYRHGRRGPRFSAQATVDGHGRVLDLFGTVYREIDDEHGFGVRNRFASDGAPLRLARYAQPEGADIAQATLAYRQPLFGGTLRLNGLVQDKRKFADIAYAVTFPAPDAITGSEREHARTWEGGLRYERALGAANDLELVGSYRSVATVGIDRETSASESSLSDERANASEAILRAALRHHRGDWAIEIGAEGAINILDSRNALIEDGDPVLLPQANVRVAEHRAEFFATASRPLDARLTAELGIRYEMSRLSQTGDIDLVKSLAFWKPRARLIWTPTPNQTLRLLVEREVGQLDFGDFVGAASLTSGTISAGNADLEPDSLWRIEATYERRFGAGSFTLAARREWISDLVDQLPVVADGTVYDAVGNIGAARRDIVEASLKWPLDGIGAKGVVVTADLVARRGRATDPSTGERRPISGDLPVEARIALTHDIPAWKLRWGGSFAFARTETAFKVEEVEADRLAGRLDLFVEYRPDARWTFRLFGKNLTDSPATRTRDIYAGVRGDSALRYRELRVLRSGRYVGLTVQRSFGG from the coding sequence GTGACATATGGCGTTCGTATCGCTTTGCTGCTGTGGATCGGCGCCGCGGCGCCGCTGCCCGCCGCCGGACAGGAGGGCGCGGGCGGGCAGGCCGCGACCTATGACAAGCATTTCTTTGACCGCACGCAGCCGTCGAACGCCTATGAAATGGTGGCGCTGCTCCCGGGCTTCACGCTCGTCGAGGGCGATGGCGACGTGCGCGGCTATTCGGGGGCGGCGGGCAATGTCCTGATCGACGGTCAGCGCCCGGCTGGAAAGACCGACACGCTGGGCGCGATCCTGAAACGCATTCCCGCGGCGCGCGTCGCGCGGATCGAGCTGATCCGCGCCGGGTCGGCCAGCCACGACATGCAGGGCTATGCGCTGCTCGCCAATGTCGTGCTGGCGAAAGCCGGCACGATCAGCGGCCGGATCGAGGCCGAGCAGGCGCTCTATCGTCACGGGCGCCGCGGCCCCCGCTTTTCGGCGCAGGCGACGGTCGATGGACACGGCCGGGTGCTCGACCTGTTCGGGACCGTCTATCGCGAGATCGACGACGAACATGGCTTCGGGGTCCGCAACCGCTTCGCGAGCGACGGCGCGCCGCTGCGTCTCGCCCGCTATGCGCAGCCCGAGGGCGCCGATATCGCGCAGGCGACGCTCGCCTATCGCCAGCCGCTGTTCGGCGGCACGCTTCGCCTCAACGGGCTGGTCCAGGACAAGCGGAAATTCGCCGACATCGCCTATGCCGTCACCTTCCCCGCCCCCGATGCGATCACCGGCAGCGAGCGCGAACATGCGCGCACCTGGGAAGGGGGGCTTCGCTACGAACGCGCGCTCGGCGCGGCGAACGACCTCGAACTGGTCGGAAGCTATCGATCGGTGGCGACGGTCGGCATCGACCGCGAGACGAGCGCGTCGGAAAGCAGCCTCTCCGACGAACGCGCGAACGCCAGCGAGGCGATTCTGCGCGCCGCACTCCGCCATCATCGGGGCGATTGGGCGATCGAGATCGGCGCCGAGGGGGCGATCAACATTCTCGACAGCCGCAACGCGCTGATCGAGGATGGCGACCCCGTGCTGCTGCCCCAGGCCAATGTCCGGGTTGCCGAGCATCGCGCCGAATTCTTCGCGACCGCGAGCCGACCGCTCGATGCGCGGCTCACGGCGGAATTGGGGATCCGATATGAAATGTCGCGCCTGTCGCAGACGGGCGACATCGACCTCGTCAAATCGCTCGCTTTCTGGAAACCGCGCGCGCGGCTGATCTGGACCCCGACGCCGAACCAGACGCTGCGCCTGCTGGTCGAGCGCGAGGTCGGCCAGCTCGATTTCGGCGATTTCGTCGGCGCCGCATCGCTGACCAGCGGGACGATCAGCGCCGGCAATGCCGATCTGGAGCCCGACAGCCTCTGGCGCATCGAGGCGACCTACGAGCGCCGCTTCGGCGCCGGATCCTTCACCCTCGCCGCGCGCCGCGAATGGATATCCGATCTGGTCGACCAATTGCCGGTCGTCGCCGACGGGACCGTCTATGACGCGGTCGGCAATATCGGCGCGGCGCGGCGCGATATCGTCGAAGCGTCGCTGAAATGGCCGCTTGACGGGATTGGCGCCAAGGGCGTCGTCGTGACCGCCGACCTTGTCGCGCGGCGCGGCCGGGCGACCGATCCCTCGACCGGCGAGCGCCGCCCCATCTCGGGCGACCTTCCGGTCGAAGCGCGGATCGCGCTGACTCACGATATTCCGGCGTGGAAGCTGCGCTGGGGCGGCAGCTTTGCCTTCGCGCGCACCGAAACGGCGTTCAAGGTCGAGGAGGTCGAGGCCGACCGCCTGGCCGGGCGGCTCGACCTGTTCGTCGAATATCGTCCCGACGCACGCTGGACCTTTCGCCTGTTCGGCAAGAATCTGACCGACAGTCCTGCGACGCGGACGCGCGACATCTATGCCGGTGTCCGCGGCGACAGCGCGCTGCGCTATCGCGAATTGCGCGTGCTGCGCAGCGGGCGCTATGTCGGGCTTACCGTCCAGCGCAGCTTCGGAGGATAA
- a CDS encoding urea transporter: MATYFSATGLTDNDKDPLPAPLRFLDHLLRGVGQVMLQNNSYAGLLFLVGIFYHSPLFGSAVLIGTGVSTATAMLLGVDRRLVRAGMFGFNGGLVAVALLTFLQPNALTWALLVFTAACSTIVMAAMLRLLAVWKLPVLTAPFVFISWCVFLATARFGRLESTHLLPTAGLPKAVTVEGVVTASTIGEGLFNGIAQVFFQGNLVTGLIFAIGLLIASRVACAAALAGSLIGLLVAWGMGAAEPAIRSGAFGYNGVLVAVALGSSFFALDRRSLAYALLAAIATPLVFAGVSAALEPLGIPALTFPFVLVTWLFLLAAALFPSLRPATDSGV, translated from the coding sequence ATGGCGACATATTTTTCAGCGACGGGGCTGACCGACAACGACAAGGATCCGCTGCCCGCCCCGCTGCGCTTCCTCGATCATCTGCTGCGCGGTGTCGGCCAGGTAATGTTACAGAACAACAGCTATGCCGGACTGCTCTTCCTGGTCGGGATTTTCTATCATTCGCCGCTCTTCGGATCGGCCGTGTTGATCGGAACCGGAGTGAGCACGGCCACCGCCATGCTGCTGGGCGTCGATCGCAGGCTGGTGCGGGCGGGGATGTTTGGTTTCAATGGCGGGCTCGTCGCCGTCGCCCTGCTCACCTTCCTGCAACCCAATGCGCTGACCTGGGCCTTGCTGGTCTTCACCGCCGCCTGTTCGACAATCGTTATGGCCGCGATGCTGCGCTTGCTCGCCGTCTGGAAGCTGCCCGTGCTGACCGCCCCGTTCGTCTTCATCTCGTGGTGCGTCTTCCTCGCCACCGCACGCTTCGGCCGGCTTGAGTCCACCCATCTTTTGCCGACCGCGGGACTTCCCAAGGCGGTAACGGTCGAAGGCGTGGTAACGGCATCGACGATCGGGGAGGGCCTGTTCAATGGCATCGCGCAGGTCTTTTTTCAGGGCAATCTCGTCACCGGCCTGATCTTTGCGATCGGCCTCCTCATCGCTTCGCGGGTCGCCTGTGCGGCGGCCTTGGCGGGATCGCTGATCGGTCTCCTCGTCGCCTGGGGCATGGGTGCTGCCGAACCGGCGATCCGATCGGGCGCGTTCGGTTATAATGGCGTACTTGTCGCCGTCGCGCTGGGCAGCAGTTTCTTCGCGCTCGACAGGCGCTCGCTTGCCTATGCGCTGCTCGCGGCGATCGCCACCCCGCTGGTGTTCGCAGGCGTTTCGGCCGCGCTGGAGCCGCTGGGCATCCCCGCGCTGACCTTTCCCTTCGTGCTCGTCACATGGCTGTTCCTGCTCGCGGCCGCGCTCTTCCCCTCGCTACGGCCCGCGACCGATTCGGGGGTCTGA
- a CDS encoding TIGR02391 family protein, protein MSSPLAAFERIVRAASELGYGSEEDGEQSHPFDERNIHPELGKVSLKLFNNGHYSQATFEAFKYLDNQVKKLSGINESGQKLMMAAFTDSNPKIRLTPLSTQSEIDEQLGYRFIFAGSMSAIRNPRGHDITTDPIDRCLDHLSFASVLLRRLEDRQP, encoded by the coding sequence ATGTCTAGCCCCCTCGCGGCCTTCGAGCGAATTGTCAGGGCTGCAAGCGAGCTTGGCTACGGGTCGGAGGAAGATGGCGAGCAGTCTCATCCTTTTGACGAGCGCAACATTCACCCCGAACTCGGCAAGGTCTCGCTCAAGCTCTTCAACAATGGGCACTACTCTCAAGCGACCTTTGAGGCGTTTAAATATCTCGATAATCAGGTGAAGAAGCTTTCTGGCATCAACGAAAGCGGCCAGAAGTTAATGATGGCTGCTTTCACTGACTCAAACCCAAAAATCCGCCTGACCCCTCTCTCCACACAGAGCGAGATTGATGAGCAGCTCGGCTACAGGTTCATCTTTGCGGGCTCCATGTCAGCGATCCGGAACCCGCGCGGCCATGACATTACGACGGACCCTATCGATCGATGCCTCGATCATTTGTCGTTCGCATCGGTCCTTCTTCGAAGGCTGGAGGACAGGCAGCCCTAG